The genomic window CCTCATGTAACAGAAGtatgatgaaaacaaaccagAGAGTCAGAGCATGGATGTGATGGATGTGACATCTGTGACCACATCCACACAAATACTGACTTTAAAATACCGTCTGCAGTTTGTCATTCACCTGAAGTCAATTCAGCTCATGGAaaaacttcatttattcatttatttcaaaacaagaaatagtttttttctgcagcaggtgaagatacattttaaaatgtattaaaaataagaataaaataagaacGAGCGATACATTTATGTTGGTCGTACGTGTCTTTCCCACAGTGtgtaaaaaaggaaacagtGTTAGCTGTAActcatttaattcatttgaatgtgtttgtcatcTCAGGTGCATACAGTCAAAAAGGTGCACAACATTAgcgtctgttttctttttgaattaaGACATAAGTCGTGTTCGACCCACAACTGCTGTTATCGATCAATAATCTATTAATCCACTAATAGTTTCAAACCTCATCAGACGTACAGTAGGAAGTGAAGTAAGAATCTTATTATTGGGATTATTTCTGATTAAATCACAGACTGGGACCACTGTGAAGCTGGTtatgggccgcatgtggcccacgggccaccctTTGAATACATTGGCTGTAGTATGTGTCTGGTGAATTTCTTtggcgagtgagtgagtgagtgagtgagtgagtgtccagACCCCAGAATGTGGTTCATTCACTGCAGACGTAGAGTTTTTGGAGTCATTGGAGCAGATTtgtgcgttttctttttttaatctgaatcaGTGAGTCAGTGCAGGGTGTAGGTGAGCGAGGCGTGATGTTGACACTAACTTAACAGACTTGTGATGAAATGTGTCTGTCACGGCGAGCAAGTCTGAGCGTGCCCACGAAACTGCGGCCGCGGATATTTACTCCACCTGTGCAGTTATTATTAGAGCTGTTCACAAACACTTGAATCATCTGTGGATCAAGGTGTTTTAAAACGGCACGACGATCCTTGTCCCAGTATTCAGGCACTAGTGGACAGTTGATGTATTACACGTCTATTCATTTAGGTTtgccgagtgaactttgaactgtgacgtatttgcaaaatttcacaaattcaatcagatttgAAACATTCTGAGTACTTTTTGTCATCAGGttgaaaaaaagcatataagatatgtaatatacagtatattacataatctgtgtgtttaaacacagtcaTGGTAAAagcagctctgtgttctaaggttGAAAAGCTCAGAtttgaaccacacacacacacacacacacacacacacacacacatgcgcactcactcactcactcactcactcactcactcacggcGTGTCCCTCCCTTTGTCTCCTCAGCTTTGCTTCCGTGACTCAGGAGAGTGTTTACGGGGTCACATGCAGTACATGATGCGGTCTCTGCAGGACCTGAAGCAGCTGCGGAGGACGTGCCCCGCCCCCCGGTGCCCGCTCGCTCCCATCGGCAACCGACTCCCGGAGCTGTCGCGTCACGCCGCAGTGGCGCGCGCCTGCCAGCAGCGGGCGCTGCAGCGCACGCGCCTGCGCATGTCCGACGCCAGCACGGTCAGCACCTACGACTCCGCCTGCTGCCTGGCGAGTCacctggaggaagaggaggaggacgacgactcCAGTGGACTGGGTCTGAGCCTCAGACTGGACCAGGGTTCTCCCAGCAGTCGGAAGAGTCTGGAGTTCGATTCGGGCTACTCTGAGGCGTCGTGGCAGGACGAAGGAGTCGTcctgaggaggacgaggaacGTGCGGGTGTCGTCTTCGGCGTGCCTGCGCACAAACCGAGCGCCGAGTGGCCGCGTCAGACCCAAGTCCACGTCCGACGCCTGTCTGGAACGGTGGACGTCGTTGGAGGCCAGCGACCCGGAAGACTGGACCAACTCTTTACTGACGAGAGGACGCAACCGCCAGCCGCTGGTTCTGGGAGACAACAGTTTCGCCGACCTCATTCAGAACTGGATGGACCTGCCAGATTGTCCCGAGGCCTCCAACCTGAAGACCAGCTCGAGGAGCAGACCGGGAAAAGGTTTCTTTGTCAACGTGAGGAGGAAACTGGCCGGATTGTCCAAGAGCGTGGAGGAGCGAGTGAGGACGAGATCCACAGACGCCGCTCACGCTGTCCACAGAACTGCAAACGCGTCCAAGCGTCTGTCGTGTCCGGTCGTGGCGTCGCAGCCTAACGTTCCCTTTTTCCACCAGTCGCACTCGGGCATCAATGAGCTGGACACAGACTTTTACCGCTTCGCTGCTCTCTTGAAGTCGGGCAGCCGACAGCCCATAATCTGCAAAGACATCCTGGGCTACGTCTGATCAGTAAAAGAAGAATCTTCAgagtcactttattttttatagcaCACTTTAAATCTCACCTTTTTGTATGCTGTGAATAAACtattggaaaataaaacatgttgttgttgttgttgttcatgtcCTGAGAGGACttttaaaaagacactttttcATAATCCAGTAATCTGAAGATTATTTCCTCAGATTCTCGGATaagatgttgatcagtgtttctcagacGTGGAAAGgacgacgttctcaaatgtcttgtcttgtttttgtccaaaacccaaaaatgatttctttgttgtttgaagcaaagaaaccagaacatagtAAAGAATCGAGAagaatttagaagctgaaaccaTCAGAAAACcttctttcattctttaaaaacactcagaaatgtaatattgttGGCAAACACGCAGGAAGCTTGAAGAACgataataaaaagataaattgaTAAACTGCAAAAGTGCATTTTAACACTCGCTGTGTGTCAGATTCCAGCGGTTTTCTGCTCTCGCTCACAGAAAAGATGAATTCTTTGACGACAGAGCGATTTACAGGCTGTATCAACACTGTGATGAGGTCATTTCCtctgtgaagcagctgcagacGGAGCCCACGTTTGCTTTATGAAGCATAACAACAGCATAACATGAGGCTAATGCTGCTAATGAGTGCTGGCTTCAGTGAGGACAGTCAAAACATTCAACTAGTGACATTAGCACCGAGATAAGCTCATGAGCACTTCACCTTTTCCCTCTGTTCATCAGTTTagaccaacaacaacaacaacatctgctgctgctgctgctgctgctgctgcttatgctgctgctgctgctgctgctgccgctgtcaGGCGTATGTGAGGCTGGAGAAGTTTATTTAGAGACTCGCGGCTCCCAGAGGTTTGCAGCTGGAAAAGTGCACCAGCGTCGTCTCCTCTAACTTCACTGGGAATCATTAAAGCGAGGGGGAAAAGGATGGCGGGCGAGTCACATGACCCAACACAAACATACCTTCACAGCACATGGTCTCCacgtccgtctgtccgtccatTTTCTGTcgttttgtcctccacatgaggctcacACAGGATCTAACCCTGGACAGTTCAGCACGTAGAGattaaacaaccattcactctctcacctagtttaatttagagtgtccatttgacctcaaacacacacacacacacacacacagggagggtCTCCAGATCATAGTCCACTATTCTAGACTACACAAGTGCATATTCACTACTAAACAGGATCTGGATTTGCTTGACTCCCCTTCCTCTTAAAAACCATCTGGACGGTGAATCAGTCGTGTTGACAGAACCTGTGCATGACTGCATGATTGTGGCATGACTGCATGATTGTGGCATGACTGCATGATTGTGGCATGATTGCATGATTGCATGATTGTGGCATGGCATGATTGTGGCATGATTGCGCATGACGCATGACATGCATGATTGTGGCATGACTGCATGATTGTGTGACATGACTGCATGATTGTGGCATGATTGCATGGACATGCATTGCATGATTGCATGACTGCATGATTGCATGACTGCATGATTGATTGCATGCTTTGCATGATTGTGGCATGATTGCATGATTGCATGATTGTAGCATGACTGCATGATTGGGCATGATTGCATGATTGTGGCATGACTGCATGATTGTGGCATGATTATGACATGACTGCATGATTGTGGCATGATTGCATGACTGCATGATTGTGGCATGATTGCATGATTGTGGCACTGCATGACATGATTGCATGATTGCATGATTGTGGCATGACTGCATGATTGGCATGACTGCATGATTGTGGCATGACTGCATGATTGTGGCATGATTGCATGATTGTGACATGATTGCATGCATGATGCATGATTGCATGATTGTGACATGATTATTGCATGATTGCATGATTGCATGGTGTGACATGATTGCATGATTGTGCATGATTGCATGATTATTGTGACATGATTGCATGATTGTGGCATGATTGCATGTGGCATGATTGCATGATTGTGCATGACGGCATGATGATTGTGACATGATTGCATGATTGTGGCATGATTGCATGATTGTGGTATGACTGCATGATTGCATGATTGTGGCGTGACTGCATGATTGCATGATTGTGGCATGACTGCATGCATTGCATGATTTGTGCATGATTGCATGATTGTGGCATGATTGCATGATTGTGGCATGACTGCATGATTGTGGCATGACTGCATGATTGAACTGCCAGTGTCTATTTTAACCAATCACACGCGACCGCACCCGGATGCATTTAGACGTGTAAACATGGTCAAGGTGAGGTGCTGAAGACCAGACCCCGGTGTCAGAGTGTGGGGAGGCGATGTGGTTTACGTGATTGTTGGACCGTGCCGTGGTTTTCGGTGCCAGGCGGATGTAGGCTCGTCTGAGGATTTTGATCTGCGGGGTTTTCATGCACTGGCGCCCGACCTCTAGAGTTTACAGAGGAAAATATCCAGGAAACATTAAAGTTTTCTGAGGGAAAATGACTCGTTGATGAGGTCAGAGGAGATTATCCTGGTTTGACGTGAGAGAAAAGCATCAGTTACTCTAGTAACGGCTCAATCAAGGTGTGTAGAAGACGatctctgaatgaatgaatgaatttttgttttttggtagGCGTTGCGTCCACATGGAGACGGGGTTTTAGAGGACCcgagacaaagaaaaatatcatTTAGGTTTTGTGCCGTTTCTGTCTGGACTTGGGGATCATCCACAGCTCTTTGGTTGCCATGACTCCGGCCAAACCAGATGCAGATCTGCAGAAGCATGAGGTCGGGGCCCATTTTAACACCGCGGACTCACAACAAACCTCCTGTTAATTAAAGGTGTTGCTGAGGATTTCATCTCTAGTGACCCCTGACAGTGTTGTGTATCACTGTGAGCCCGCTGCGCCCCCTCACCCACGCCGCTGTAATTATCCCCTCAGAAGATCAGGCTCCTCATCTCTGTGCGACTGTGGTGAAGCTCTCATCAGAGCCCTCGTTCACCATTATTGGACTAATGAGGACATTAGTGGACATTCACTTAGTCCAGTTTCAGATGTCATAGAAGCAGCTTTGTCCATTCAGGACAAAAGACAGACACTGCCTTCActtcactattattattattattattataattattattattaataattattatattattatcattattattattattattatcattatcattgttattgttattgttattattatggtcctgcctctgtttggtcgtGGTGAACTGAagtgatgtaacattattagtATGTGAGACAGAAGAATCaaagctgaactgtagatcagttaaaaaagacaacGTGGGTTAAAATCTCCACatctaacagaggagtctgttgtaTTTAGCCGCtgtgtgtcagacggagtctgtgctatGTAGTGCAAAAAcaccattgtttgttttcagtcatactcacTTTCACTAAATCCTCCGTCTGTCGTAACATgaaacatcacttcctgtgtgcagagagcGCGGGAATGTCGCCTGGCCACACGAGACGTAAACGCTGCTGTACGAGTGtagttattataattattagttAATATAGTTTAAACACGTCTgacttttttcttaaaatattggAGTAATGCACTTTAAATATTCTGTTTACTCATGTTTACAGAATGTGAATTTACATCTGATATGAAatggattttctttgtttttcatgatcTAAAACAGAAGATTATCTAAAATGTTTGTAATTGCAACACgatatgatttctttttgtgGGTGGAGATCTGCAGAgaatgacagtgacagtgaatgacGTCGATTCTCTGATTCCAAACATTATCAGAGGGAAAATCCCATTTTGTAAGAAACGAGGCGGCGTCATGTGAGGAAGAATCCATTCATGAGAGAGGAAACTGCAACAGCCCGGAGGCAGTTCATAGAAACTGAATtgcgtaataataataatgataataatgtagaACAGAgaaattctgttttattatgGTAATTATTCTACGTCTCTGCCACAGATGGAGAAAATCAACTTatcacgttttgttttctttatcctCGTGACTGCTGAGACGTTCACATGCAGACTATTCCTATTAACCTAGTgcgacaggaagtgaagaatggtggtggtgattgtgagaatgaatgtgattaatgttctttttctcttttctggcTATGAAACGGTTAGAAAAATACAAGCAGAGACAACACTTAATATCTGATGTGTTCCATGTCAGAGGTCTCTGAGTCACCGCACAAATCTTATCATGTGAATTAAAACAGAATTTCCGCCCTCATTAATTCAGCTCTCCTCCTATTTTGATGCTACATATCTGAGTGATATAAGAACACACAGAGGGCGAGACTTTATTTAGAatctctgcagctgctttctcctcctgctcgcTATAAACCGGAACAGAGGGGTTCATGGGAATCATAACAGATGAGATGACATGGGCGAAATATCCCAGAAGACTTTGCTTTGGTTCTCATGGTCACACGGGGGCCTCCGCGGGTCAGATCCCACTTCCTCTGCTCAGCACAACACGGAGCTTTACAAGCAAACCCACAGTCctgtaatataaataaaagtgcctCATTAGAGAGGTCACTTCAATCATGtgttctaacacacacacacacacacacacacacacacacacacacacacacacacaaaagagtgtCCAAAGACTGATGGGGGggttataggtcacatatttaggctttaaaacaaaagttatcattcattttatatcgcatttttagtcgtgatataaagtagcaataattgtgtcaaaaataaaaagtcatttgtttttttgttcataaaaacgagccgagtgaactttgaactgtgacgtttttGTGACAAgtttcacaaatttaaaacattttgagtaaaaaaaaggatttataCTGTTAAGTTTGAACAGTACAACACATTATGTAAATTGACATGTGTTTGAATCTTTGTCtcaatttgcaaaaacaaaaaatggaaactatgcacaggtgtttttttccaactctcctctctggcgacaaagacgctgaatTCGCCGACTTCCTGtgacagcgcgagtgaaattaccgtaataaccgtTGATATTGATAGTAATGCAATGCTTAATAAGGATTCTATAATCATACAAAGATCAACTTTGGTACCAGTGTTATCACCATTTGCAGGACAGGagtgtttttatataaatgttttattacagagggacatttattttcttaagtTTGTATAAACAACCATGCTTTCTGGAATGCAGTGTTATTCTTTGCCATCTATTCTTACTCTGAATTGCCTGTCTGGACCTGTGCTGCTTCATGTCCCACTTTACACACAGCACAGCCTCACAGAGAATGACAGAGAAAATGCAGCAGTAAAGAGAGCGGGGAAAGCATTAGCTTCTCTGGAGACAATTAATgctttttctatctttttttcctcctccttgtttTTCAGCACGGCCATAAAACAGCAATTTCCTCCTCGCCTAAAAAAAGAAGGTGGAACCCACGAGGCCTCCTTGGTTGCAGAAGTGTGTTTTATATGTAACACTCtgtccaaaacaacaaacaacaggacAAACACATATGGTGACAAAGTCCTCACattcaggacacacacacacacacacacacacacactgtctcaaaGTTTACATTGATGCCACGAGACACAGCAGGACACCGTCAATAAACCAGAATAAAGAACTCTGAAGAAGTCCGAGCTGTGAGGTCACGTCAACAGACGGAGACGTTTTCAATTCAGCGCACACCAGACACCAAAGATGTGCGACcgtctgcctagacaggttggggtccGCCTTCTTCTCCGTTCTCTTCTCCGCCTTCTTCTCCGGCATGCAATCAGTTTACCTGCGGCGGGAACACACCTGCTCCTAGTCGAATCGTCAAGCCTCTACGTATTTCCTGCAGATTGTGACGGACGTCTCTGAGAAGATATCGTAGTTCTCTAGTGTGTCGTGTTTTTGCTTATATTCTGCTTTTTATTGACTCACTGTGCTCAGAACCTCCTGATGCCACTGACGCCTACTTTCTCTGCCGTCTGGATCCGTGATTGAACACGCCGCTTGAGTAGGTCCTCCTAAAACAAAGTATTCACCTCaacctgtttctgtgtggacgttTTCAGGAGGCTGCGTTTCAGGgctgaaaagtaactaaagtcagtctgaaaagtCACCAAATATCAGCAGAAACGATGCTGTTTTTAcacgagaaagaaaaagatccTTTACATTTCGTGCTGTTTCCGTGTGGGCGTGGCCTAAGTCTTCATGCTATTTCAAGCAGATTTCACATCACTTCCCCTGTGACTCTGCGATGATTATAAAATGCAGCATTTTACAGTGTAACCGTTCATGACACGTCTAAAACTCCATATGCTCCACTTTATCAGCAACAGTGATTTGGACAATCTTCTGCAGACACAGGAAGCATCAGAGACGCGAGCAGTGTGGGAGAGCAGGCCTGCTTGGCTCGTGCTGCGGTGAATTTAAGGTGCAGGACAGATAAGGGAAGAGGTGGAAATAAGGAGACATAAATCCTGCTCTGGGACgaggagacaggagaggaaGGCAATAAATGCTGATGTTACAAGGGAGAGTAAGTGATGAGAAACTCTGTGAGAGAGACTCGTCCCGTCCTCATGACGAGCAGGAAACTGAGGTCAGAGGAGTGACCTTGATAAGTCTTCTCCCCGTGGTGATCCACAGCATGGTCCCGacacagctccacacacacacacacacacacacacacacaagcacaatgGAGTTCCTTTAGCTTCACTGAGACAGAAAGCAGACACTGTGTGGACCTCAAAGATCTTTCTGTCTCTCGCTTGACAGAGAATTTTCTTGCCTTGACATTTTCACTTCCTGCTGACCCGCCCCCCACCAACACCCCCACCCCAACTCATCCCCTCTGTTATCTGATGTCCTCTCCATTCACTGCCATTCAAAAAATCATGCATTTCACAACAGACCCCCTGCTGATATTTgcttatgtgttttttttattcgcTGCAGCGTCAAAGCAGCtcgtcgcacacacacacacacacacacactcacacacacacacacactccacacacactcacacacacacacacacacacacacacacacacacactcacacacacacacacacacacacacacacacacactcacacacacacacacacacacacacacacacacaaacgttcgacattcatgacatgaggggacattgcattgacttgcattcatttcctggagacttactctaaccataaccacaattactactggcctaatcctaatcctaatcctaaccctaaccctaaccctaatctcaatctcagcctaaccttaaaacataccttcaccttaaaatgtagtaatttacattatggggacttgctttttgtccccacaaggaggacaagtccccataatgtgacaggtttaggtccccacaacattagtaatacatggacaccacacacacaccgcacacacacacacacactcacacacactcacacacacacacactcacgcacacacacacacacacacacacacacacacacacacacacacacacacacacacacacacacacacgcacactcacacacacacacacacagagtctgtgctgTGGGTCATTTGTTATAATGGCTGAAGTTTTTGAGTGACCTCTTTGTCGTGATGTAGACCAGAACAAGCGGCGAGAGTAGCCCAGAGACAGAATGCGCGCTGAGGCGGCGCAGTCACAGACGTGCATGATAAATCCTATCACATAATGATACCTTATGgcttgtttgtttatgtctCAGAGGAGATTTAtttgaaacaaagagaaactgCAGCGCGACCACAAACCTCCACAAACCTCCACAAACCTCCACAAACGTTCACCTCGTggaacaaaacatttcagacaCATTGGAGCAGTTTTAACCAGCGTGGTTTCAATGTGGAAACCTCCATGAAAAACAGATGTGTGAGCTTTTTCTACCGTCTTTGAAGTCGTGTCATTGTTGTTTGGTCACATTTAATGGATGCTATTGTTCTTCATGGGTCTGGCATATTATTAACCGAGCTTAAAAACTACCATGTGTTAGAGAGAGAATCAGCTGCCATCATGTGGGTGAGGAGAGGGTCACAGGTCACGCGATCACCCTCGACTCCGCTCGTCCAACACATTTCACAGGCAGTATCATCTTTGCAAAGGGAATCTGGGAAAATGTGAAACATGTAAACGTGTGGTGTCGCTGCTCACAATAGTTCTCACGTCTTAGCAGCGCTTCAGTCTCTGCAGTTTGACTTCTTTTGGGCGGAAACCAGATTTTTTCTAGTTCGATAAGAAGAACTGAGGTTAGTGctcctgcctttgcagcaagaagacctgggtttgtgacccgggTCAGAACAGGgtctttctccctgtgtgtgcgtgggttgtCTCCgggtccaaacacatgcagacttGTAAagtgaccgtaggtgtgagtgtgagagtggatggttgtttggcACCAGCGTcgcccgtgaccctcatgtggaggataaagcggtagaagatggatggatggatggatggatggatggatggatggatggaagaagaagaattgaaCCATTTTCAAATCTGCAGAGAGATTTCTGGCTGTGACAACGCAGACGTCTGCAAAGGTCAGGGGTGACagtttagttcaggggccacatacagcacagtttgatctcaagtgggcggGGCCAGTAAAGTAATAGCATAATAtacaataaagttttctgattctgataataacatttcattatgtcctcataatgacaataaaacaattcttgaatcttgaatcttgaatctaaacaacaagaactccaaattctctttttacaaaacatgacatttcgaCGATATTATGCCTGAATGTACCATTTAATCATGAGCATCACAACCTGcacatcacagtggatctacaaaggcacacacATTGTTTGATTGACTGTTCTCTCTGGTGGTCCGGTTCTGACCCTCAGGCCATACTTTTGACACCCCTGGCATTTTCTGAACGCTCGAGCAGGGAAAACTTCTCCAAATCTAAAGTCACATAGTGTTGGTTGTGAATTACAGTGTCTACAAAAtcctttcttcattttaaaataagaacaatgcacattaatgaacatttacatgtaaacatgccGGATTATACTGGCTAATTTGatggaaagaaacagaaatattcATTCACAAGACGACCaataacaatattataataatagaacTAATAATCATCACAATGTTACAAATAACTATAACAAATAGGCTGAGTTACAgttaacaaacacagacaacgacaatataaaatatgtgatgAAGAACAGCAAACCACGACTGAGGGAACATATCAAACcgctcaagtgtgtgtgtgttaaagtgctAAAGTTAATGTGCACAGACTTTTGAAGAGTTTTTGAGATGAATCAAACTTTGCCAAACCTACAAGAGCAAAtcaaaaacatcagaaaacaccGTCCTGTAAACGCTCCTGACTGCATGACAGTGGGACATGgacgtcctcctcctcgtggCCCCTGTGTCAACACACGGCCCAGTGGAGGTGGCTGTGTCCACGCACCAGAAGGCCGTCTGCCGTCTGCCACACCTGCACTCTAATGAGACCAGCACCAACCAGGGAGTCAAATATTAGCCAGAGTCCAGTAAGTGGATCATGAGTCTGAGCATGAACTGTCATGCTTTTCAAATATTATCATATTAATAGTTGTGATTGGCATGTGTCGTCTAACCTGAGCTGCTGCGTTAAGTCAGTGAAAATATCAACTGaagaatgtttgtctttttcactcagtgacattttgttgttgcttttcattttattttgcagaaTTTTAGTTCTAAATTTACTTtcattgttaaaaatgtcatcaacGATCGACTCATTGACTCGTCCTCTCATCGTATCTCATTTTACATCAATTGTTCCACATGTGAAGTGACTTTAAAGCACATCATACTGTGGGTGTGTTAAACCTTTAGTAAACTGACATCTCGACACCTGGGTCAAAGTCAAACCTTCACCTTTTAACAAGAACGACCAGTTTTCCAGATTCATAACCAGAATTTCAAGCCTCATCTCCGTCTGACTCTGGTCATCAACTGTCAGCTGagtcagtgttgttttaaagatgcTCTAACACACTAGTTACTTACATTAACTAGGTCTCATCTGACATCAATATTTGAGATTTGATCAGCACTAATGACTTTTTGCAGACTGAATGAATTGAATGAAGGTTTAATTCACCCTATCacatgatcatgtgatcacatcCATTCATGGGCATCCAGTACATTGCTTTTAAACATTGTGGTAAAGACTTGTAGAGgcttaaatgactttaaatgagCTATAAATCGATGATACGCCTTTCGCTTCATGCTGGAATGGTTCATCAAACTACCTCAAATCACGGGGGGGAGGGGACCACGACGGACAATGCCCTCCAATATTTTCCATTTGAGTTGCAATaccttattttattgttattattaaaaatcaGCGTTCACTACCCAGCTGTAGACAGtttaattattgaattattaagATATATAATCATTATTCAGTCACTGCGTGGCACATACAATtaccttgtgtgtgttgtttttttagaaacatCTCAACTGTACGGCGACACCAAACCAGTCCTCAGATTAACTAAGTAACTAACTCAGTGTCC from Solea senegalensis isolate Sse05_10M linkage group LG4, IFAPA_SoseM_1, whole genome shotgun sequence includes these protein-coding regions:
- the LOC122767739 gene encoding PAK4-inhibitor inka2-like; this encodes MKRKEMLCFRDSGECLRGHMQYMMRSLQDLKQLRRTCPAPRCPLAPIGNRLPELSRHAAVARACQQRALQRTRLRMSDASTVSTYDSACCLASHLEEEEEDDDSSGLGLSLRLDQGSPSSRKSLEFDSGYSEASWQDEGVVLRRTRNVRVSSSACLRTNRAPSGRVRPKSTSDACLERWTSLEASDPEDWTNSLLTRGRNRQPLVLGDNSFADLIQNWMDLPDCPEASNLKTSSRSRPGKGFFVNVRRKLAGLSKSVEERVRTRSTDAAHAVHRTANASKRLSCPVVASQPNVPFFHQSHSGINELDTDFYRFAALLKSGSRQPIICKDILGYV